In Malus sylvestris chromosome 15, drMalSylv7.2, whole genome shotgun sequence, a single genomic region encodes these proteins:
- the LOC126604079 gene encoding multifunctional methyltransferase subunit TRM112 homolog A-like: protein MRLLTHNMLSSNIKGVTNGFPLRIEIQKVVEKPVDFNPEFLRNMFPKIEWKALVNAARSMGYVELPEEVEPSTLYSEDFLHKFHHALLELHLEEGALICPETGRRFPVSKGIPNMLLHEDEV from the coding sequence ATGAGGCTGCTAACCCACAACATGCtgtcgtcgaacatcaaaggcGTGACCAACGGCTTCCCTCTGCGCATTGAAATACAGAAGGTGGTTGAAAAGCCGGTCGATTTCAACCCTGAATTCCTCAGGAACATGTTCCCTAAGATCGAGTGGAAGGCCCTTGTCAATGCCGCTCGTAGTATGGGCTATGTTGAGCTCCCTGAGGAGGTTGAGCCTTCTACGCTTTATTCTGAAGATTTTCTTCACAAGTTCCACCATGCCCTTTTGGAGCTTCATCTCGAGGAGGGTGCGCTTATTTGCCCTGAGACCGGTCGCCGCTTTCCGGTTAGTAAGGGAATACCCAATATGCTGCTTCATGAAGACGAAGTGTGA